CGATGTCGTGCAGCGCCACGGTTTTTTGCGTCATTCCCTGAAGTAAAACGACCCGGCTTGCCGCGATTCGCGCAAGTGCTTGTCGCGGCAAGCAAAAAAAAAGGGCCGGTGATTACCCGCCCGTCCTTTGGTCGTGAAGCAAAGATTGTACCGTGGCAGGCGTGTCTGTGCAACTTGGAGACCGGCGAGTTTTTCGTGTGGCCGTCCTCCCGGCCCAGCCAGCTCTTCGCTGGGTCCGTGCAGTTGGAGGTATCCAGCCTCAACCGTGCGCAGCGCCTGGCGCCCCCGCGTTGCGGTGGATCCCCGCTTTCGCGGGATGACGGTCAGAGATCCTGCCCCGAGCGGCTGAGCTTGACTTCCGCGCGCCGGCGCTTGTCGGCCAGCCGCCGGCGCGCGGCCGAAGCCGGGGGCCGCGTCGGTTTGCGCACGTGGGGCGGCTCGGCCACGCTGTCCACCAGCTCCTGCAGCCGCTCCCAGGCCTCGGCACGGTTCAGCTCCTGGCTGCGATGCACCTGGGCCTTGATGACCAGCACGCCGGAGCGGGTGATGCGCCGGTCGGGCAGCGCCAGCAGCCGCGCCTTGTGTTCGTGCGCCAGCGAGGAGGCCCGGATGTCGTAGCGCAGCTGCACGGCGCTGGACACCTTGTTGACGTTCTGGCCGCCGGCGCCCT
The sequence above is a segment of the Ramlibacter tataouinensis genome. Coding sequences within it:
- the arfB gene encoding alternative ribosome rescue aminoacyl-tRNA hydrolase ArfB, translating into MPLHARPTPIPPEDVEIIAIRAQGAGGQNVNKVSSAVQLRYDIRASSLAHEHKARLLALPDRRITRSGVLVIKAQVHRSQELNRAEAWERLQELVDSVAEPPHVRKPTRPPASAARRRLADKRRRAEVKLSRSGQDL